The region TCTCGATGGCCCAGTGCGCGCGGATCATTGGGCCGACCAGGTTGGCCAGAAGCACGAGCGAGGTGATGTAGAAGCGCGTCTCATTGGTGATCTTGCCGTTGATTTCGCGCTGGCTGTCGACCACGACAACGGCGTTGAGGCCCGGCCATTGGTGGCGCGCCTGCAGCCAGTCGACATCGTGGATCACGGTGTAGTTTCGGGTCTCGATCCGGCCGTGATCGGCGTCGACCGTTGCGTGCGTGCTGATCGTTGTATCCTTGTATTTCAAGGCTTTCTGTTCATCGACGAAGACCTCGACATCCTCGCGCAGGGTTGTCTGATTGCCCTTCAGCGCGAGAATGTAATCTGCCTTTTTCTCGATGATTTTCGCGGCGATGTCGCGCTGACATCCCATCGCGTCGATCGTCACCACCGCGCCCTCGATCGACATCATGTCGAGCAGCGCGGGGATGGCGACAATCTCGTTCGACTTCTCGTTCACCTTCACCTGGCCCAGCACGATGCGTTGTCGCGCCGCGAAGGCGGAGACCATGTGGATCGCCTCTTTCGAGCCCTTCTTCTGATACGAGCGCCGCGACGTCTTGCCATCGACCGCGATGACCTCGGGGGGCGTGTTCGTCAGCGCCGCCACCCAGGCGACGAAGCAACGCTGGAAGGCGCGGGCGTCGAGCGTGGCGAAGATATCGCCGAGATGATCGTGCGAGGGCGTGCCATTCACATAGGGCCGAAACCGCCGCAGGAGTTCGATCTTCCTCTCGCCAAACCGCGCGATGTCGCAGAACGTCTCCGCCCCCGCCAGAACCGCCAGCAGAAC is a window of Candidatus Saccharimonadia bacterium DNA encoding:
- a CDS encoding ISAs1 family transposase; the encoded protein is MMDSDGTRFAAIAETTNFLHYFSYLPDHRQAGKVDYPLAEILLLVLLAVLAGAETFCDIARFGERKIELLRRFRPYVNGTPSHDHLGDIFATLDARAFQRCFVAWVAALTNTPPEVIAVDGKTSRRSYQKKGSKEAIHMVSAFAARQRIVLGQVKVNEKSNEIVAIPALLDMMSIEGAVVTIDAMGCQRDIAAKIIEKKADYILALKGNQTTLREDVEVFVDEQKALKYKDTTISTHATVDADHGRIETRNYTVIHDVDWLQARHQWPGLNAVVVVDSQREINGKITNETRFYITSLVLLANLVGPMIRAHWAIENSLHWVMDMVFRDDECRVRTENAPANFAICRHIAYNLTRKAPGKDSIRLRRKTAGWDDEYLASLIAA